ACATAGTTTGCTGTGTACAGCATACCAGCCATACCACATAAAGCACCATTGATTGTGTATACCATCAATTCAACGTTACCATCTTTGATACCTGCTACATGAGAAGATTCTCTGCTAGTACCAATTGCATATACACGTCTACCGGATTTTGTATAACCTAAGAATAATCCAACTAATACCAATACAACTACAACAATTAAAACTAAGTTTGGAATGGTTGGGATTAAGGTACCAGTAGCCCACCAAGTATAGCTTTCACCATAAACCTGTGGGAAGAACCATTTACCACCACTGACTACAAAGGCCAAGCCACGATAGATATACATCGTACCCAATGTTGCGATAAATGGAATAATACGCAATTTACCAATCATAAGACCATTAATCAATCCGGCAATCGCACCAATTAGTAAACCAACAATCAACCATACAAATCCTGGCACATCAGGGAATGTTGCGGTCAGTTTAGAGGTAAAAATACCTGTCATTGCCAAAATAGAAGCAACGGACAAATCGATACCACCTGTAATCAGAACCAGCATCATACCAGCGGTTAAAATCGCATAAATTGAGTTATTACGAAACATGGAAATAATGCCGTCATAAGTAAACATCTTTGGAGTTAAAAACCATGCTACTACCAATATTAAAATCAAACCGATAATTAAGCCTAAATATGGGTATCTAGCAATTTTCTGGAATACGCTCGTTTTCTTAGGAGCGCTTACACTATTTGTTGCCATGTTTTAAGCCTCCTTTCCAGCGTCTGGGGATTTTGTT
This is a stretch of genomic DNA from Clostridium facile. It encodes these proteins:
- a CDS encoding ABC transporter permease, encoding MATNSVSAPKKTSVFQKIARYPYLGLIIGLILILVVAWFLTPKMFTYDGIISMFRNNSIYAILTAGMMLVLITGGIDLSVASILAMTGIFTSKLTATFPDVPGFVWLIVGLLIGAIAGLINGLMIGKLRIIPFIATLGTMYIYRGLAFVVSGGKWFFPQVYGESYTWWATGTLIPTIPNLVLIVVVVLVLVGLFLGYTKSGRRVYAIGTSRESSHVAGIKDGNVELMVYTINGALCGMAGMLYTANYVLCYYGMADSFEMTAIAICILGGVSITGGRGRMDGVVISILIMSVIYNFTSMLPGLSVWQKAIQGAIIIVAVFVNVASGKLSDKRALKERGALI